The following proteins are encoded in a genomic region of Montipora foliosa isolate CH-2021 chromosome 10, ASM3666993v2, whole genome shotgun sequence:
- the LOC137974267 gene encoding receptor-type tyrosine-protein phosphatase S-like isoform X1: protein MLFCKVAWLYAVASIGVAVRAFKLTARRNVITVNVRQNATLQWTYEVSPGETYQILWGKGDGDGGKKMGDVLFRKRSSEPTAQPSPQMPAKYANRVKILGKASLFIQRVDLSDAGFYLCQINGDFVTLRKEINLTVIDPPRILTQLPSELTWIEGDTEELNCATDGKPKPKVTWRKDGREIKRGRRTAKIAFRSVSYKDEGLYQCAAKNIGGKKTTEVQINVKYAPKETNITTNKAQDTVDDGSYIIITCKALGNPPPGYKFFINGKPIGDRTAEGSGILEITAMGYGQKGIYSCRPENDRGTGPMSEVTVYVRYSPEITRLPGDEVVDENNPVTVQCEAEGFPPPSIKWVKLLGNRNVANGTYLFLPSAQRSDHGRYRCIATNGFGRDASADFNINVYYAPVINRTASSKNVPAWVGVSTNLTCVAYGNPAPRYIWRNSSGKVSASEESGILQVTPQEDGFGPYTCTVQNSKGTDNLDIRLVKVAKPVVRLNVVSRQSNSLFLEWSLLSEGQSNAFILYYTLQYRTDDSDGLIKRISPISPETTTYQLNDLKPFTEYIVELYATNKHFSSEPSRFTARTTEAAPSPPRNIELNAINGTAIRVTWAAPFTANGPLKGYTVLYDKTEYIPTVGLTVMPNITEVTIGGLVPFSNYTIKVRVENSLTGTESTPAMIATKMAAPSKPFGFEADMTGAHSARLKWRKPRKFNGRIVLFKIKMLWRYKNIQGNYKETTRKIPAKVTTRERRGRFRRDVLDYAVLQLEPTREIELKGMQPFAFISIWVSEGTGALNTEVFWSPWSNNYTVETSEGAPSAPWNVELKQEDDTSVKVTWLPPEYPNGIIRKYRIIYRNNTFKNYTAEITKGLKNVTLFYILSGLRKDSSYQISVQAFTNFPGEVSPVVSHDIVKTPGDVLEQSGVDTGSLYGGVFAGIIVLAFVIIIIALVIRNHRKQRDSRELNGKQYTVANSNDSGIGDKESLDRVPGVKYMQGVRQGSEDVVGPGKFVTIKPIPVEKLREYCEINHADTNKGFKEEFVSIRVPGNYTWENSQKPENKAKNRYKNIIPFDHTRVTLSELDGSPGSDYINANFIDGYDHHCKFIATQGPVANTFGDFWRTVWDQGVCVVVMVTNIVEGGRIKCLKYWPSASPEMYGPVLVSPKGEEELADYVVRKFSVQMMSESVEYSVREVTQYHFIAWPDQGVPTHATSLLAFLRKVRASVPEDSGPIIIHCSAGVGRTGTYIVLDTMIDQIAAEGVVDIYGFVSHIRQQRSSMVQTEAQYIFIHDALVEYVTCGSTEFLVRDMAEKLRILNTVDPDSGDSLMVAEFKNLGLGASDGDSFVAASQPENKSKNRYAILPFDTTRVTLWPFTGLVGSDYINASFVDSFQQREAFIATQAPLDNTVVDFWRMTWEYEAYSMVMLATAREMEEGQCSYYWPRREEFIVYGLLMIEVEAEDQRNGFCRRHLKITNTKSGEIRSIYHFHFTDWAERSIPLNGVGLLDMMKCITRVQQQTGNGPIIIHCSDGSGRTGTFCAVSIALERVKLDGTVDVFQTVRRLRTQRPLMVQTEEQYKFCYEITRLFVDTFSNYANLK, encoded by the exons ATCCTCCAAGGATTTTAACACAGTTACCATCTGAGCTAACCTGGATTGAAGGCGACACTGAAGAGCTCAACTGTGCCACAGATGGGAAGCCGAAGCCCAAGGTAACATGGCGCAAAGATGGTAGGGAAATCAAACGTGGTCGAAGAACAGCCAAAATTGCATTTAGATCAGTTAGTTACAAAGATGAAGGATTATACCAGTGTGCCGCGAAGAATATTGGAGGAAAGAAGACAACTGAAGTTCAGATCAATGTCAAAT ATGCACCAAAAGAGACCAATATCACAACCAATAAAGCCCAAGATACTGTTGACGATGGGTCATATATTATCATCACATGCAAAGCCCTTGGAAACCCTCCACCAGGCTACAAATTTTTCATCAATGGGAAGCCGATTGGAGATAGGACGGCTGAAGGATCTGGAATCCTTGAGATTACAGCAATGGGCTATGGGCAAAAGGGAATATATAGCTGTCGTCCAGAGAATGACAGAGGCACAGGACCAATGAGTGAAGTTACAGTTTATGTGCGGT ATTCACCTGAAATAACTCGACTCCCTGGCGATGAGGTTGTTGATGAAAATAACCCAGTGACAGTACAGTGTGAAGCTGAAGGATTTCCTCCACCTTCAATAAAATGGGTCAAACTACTAGGAAACAGAAATGTGGCAAATGGAACTTACTTGTTCTTACCAAGTGCTCAACGGTCAGATCACGGAAGATACAGATGTATAGCAACCAATGGTTTTGGTAGAGATGCCAGTGCAGATTTTAACATTAATGTGTATT ATGCCCCAGTAATAAACAGGACTGCATCAAGCAAAAATGTTCCAGCATGGGTTGgagtttcaacaaacttgacaTGTGTTGCTTATGGAAATCCAGCTCCTCGTTACATCTGGAGAAACTCTTCTGGTAAGGTTTCTGCCTCAGAAGAAAGTGGGATACTACAGGTGACGCCACAAGAAGATGGATTTGGACCATACACATGTACAGTGCAGAACAGTAAGGGAACTGACAATTTGGACATACGACTGGTGAAAGTAG caAAGCCAGTGGTGAGGCTGAATGTTGTGAGTCGTCAATCTAATTCTCTCTTTTTGGAATGGTCGTTATTGTCAGAAGGTCAAAGCAATGCCTTTATATTGTATTACACCTTACAGTACCGAACAGATGACAGTGATGGTTTGATAAAAAGAATCTCTCCAATTTCGCCGGAAACAACAACCTACCAATTGAATGATTTAAAGCCATTCACTGAATACATTGTTGAACTGTATGCAACCAATAAGCATTTCAGCAGTGAACCATCTCGTTTTACTGCAAGGACAACTGAAGCAG CACCAAGTCCTCCACGGAATATTGAACTGAATGCAATAAACGGCACGGCAATTCGTGTCACATGGGCAGCTCCTTTTACCGCCAATGGACCCCTGAAAGGGTATACAGTTTTGtatgacaaaacagaatacatTCCAACTGTTGGTTTGACAGTCATGCCCAACATCACTGAAGTGACCATTGGTGGCCTTGTTCCATTTTCTAATTACACCATCAAAGTCAGAGTCGAGAACAGTTTGACTGGAACAGAAAGCACACCAGCAATGATTGCGACAAAGATGGCTG CTCCTAGCAAGCCATTTGGCTTTGAAGCCGATATGACAGGTGCCCATAGCGCAAGGTTAAAGTGGAGAAAACCTCGCAAATTTAATGGAAGAAtagttctttttaaaatcaaaatgcttTGGAGGTATAAGAATATACAAGGAAACTACAAGGAAACTACACGAAAAATTCCTGCTAAAGTGACAACTAGAGAACGAAGAGGGAGATTTAGACGTGATGTGTTGGACTATGCTGTTCTTCAACTGGAACCTACCAGAGAAATTGAACTTAAAGGAATGCAACCATTTGCTTTCATATCTATATGGGTTTCTGAGGGAACTGGAGCTTTGAACACTGAAGTTTTTTGGAGCCCTTGGTCGAACAACTACACGGTCGAAACATCAGAAGGAG CTCCAAGTGCCCCTTGGAACGTAGAGCTCAAGCAGGAAGATGATACATCTGTAAAAGTTACTTGGCTGCCACCGGAGTATCCCAATGGAATAATTCGGAAATACAGAATCATTTACAGAAACAATACTTTCAAAAACTACACAGCAGAAATCACAAAGGGGTTGAAGAATGTCACCCTGTTTTATATTCTTTCGGGACTTCGGAAGGATTCCAGCTACCAAATTAGT GTTCAAGCATTTACTAATTTTCCTGGGGAAGTGAGCCCTGTTGTCAGTCATGATATTGTAAAAACACCAG GAGATGTGTTAGAGCAAAGTGGAGTTGATACTGGATCTCTCTATGGTGGAGTATTTGCTGGGATAATTGTCCTTGCTTTTGTGATTATCATCATTGCATTGGTAATAAG AAATCACAGAAAACAACGGGATTCCAGAGAACTCAATGGCAAGCAATATACAGTGGCCAACTCAAATGACAGTGGTATTGGAGATAAAGAATCATTGGACCGTGTTCCTGGAGTTAAATACATGCAAGGCGTGAGGCAAGGATCGGAAG ATGTGGTGGGTCCAGGAAAATTTGTTACCATCAAACCGATTCCAGTAGAGAAGCTGCGTGAATATTGTGAAATCAACCATGCAGATACTAACAAGGGCTTCAAAGAAGAGTTTGTA TCTATCAGAGTTCCTGGCAATTATACTTGGGAAAACAGCCAAAAACCAGAGAACAAAGCCAAGAACAGATACAAGAACATCATCCCTT TTGATCACACACGGGTTACTTTATCAGAGTTAGATGGATCTCCTGGTAGTGACTACATTAATGCTAACTTCATTGAT GGCTATGATCACCATTGCAAGTTTATTGCAACACAAG GGCCTGTAGCCAATACATTTGGAGATTTTTGGCGCACAGTCTGGGACCAAGGTGTTTGTGTAGTGGTGATGGTGACAAACATAGTGGAAGGAGGACGG ATCAAATGTTTGAAGTACTGGCCGAGTGCAAGTCCAGAAATGTATGGGCCTGTCCTTGTTTCACCTAAAGGCGAAGAAGAGCTTGCTGATTATGTTGTCAGAAAGTTTTCCGTACAAATG ATGTCAGAGTCAGTGGAGTACAGCGTTCGTGAAGTTACGCAGTATCATTTCATAGCGTGGCCAGATCAGGGGGTCCCTACTCATGCCACCTCCCTTCTTGCTTTCCTGAGAAAGGTCCGTGCTTCGGTGCCAGAAGATTCAGGTCCTATTATAATACACTGCAG TGCTGGGGTGGGTCGCACTGGAACTTATATTGTGTTAGACACTATGATAGACCAAATAGCTGCTGAGGGGGTGGTAGACATATATGGTTTTGTCTCTCATATTCGTCAACAAAGAAGCTCCATGGTCCAAACAGAG GCGCAGTACATTTTTATTCATGACGCTCTGGTGGAGTACGTCACATGCGGTAGCACAGAGTTCTTAGTGCGTGATATGGCAGAGAAGCTGCGTATTTTGAACACAGTGGATCCGGATAGTGGAGACTCACTGATGGTGGCAGAATTCAAG aatCTTGGTCTAGGGGCGTCTGATGGCGACTCCTTTGTCGCGGCGTCACAACCCGAAAACAAATCAAAGAACCGATACGCTATACTGCCAT TTGATACTACGAGAGTGACTCTGTGGCCATTCACCGGGTTGGTGGGTTCAGACTACATCAACGCAAGCTTTGTCGAC AGTTTTCAACAGCGTGAGGCATTTATTGCCACACAGGCGCCTCTTGATAACACAGTCGTGGATTTCTGGCGAATGACGTGGGAATATGAGGCATACTCAATGGTGATGTTGGCCACAGCGAGAGAGATGGAGGAG gGGCAGTGCTCTTATTATTGGCCTCGAAGAGAAGAATTCATAGTCTATGGTTTGCTAATGATCGAAGTGGAGGCCGAGGATCAAAGGAACGGCTTCTGTAGAAGACACCTCAAGATAACCAATACAAAG AGCGGTGAAATTCGCAGTATTTACCATTTCCACTTCACGGATTGGGCAGAGAGATCTATTCCTTTGAATGGAGTGGGCCTTCTTGACATGATGAAGTGCATTACACGCGTACAACAACAAACAGGCAACGGACCAATCATCATTCATTGCAG TGATGGTAGCGGCCGCACGGGAACGTTTTGTGCTGTGAGCATAGCTCTGGAGCGAGTCAAATTAGATGGAACAGTAGATGTGTTTCAGACCGTACGGCGCTTGCGCACTCAAAGACCTCTGATGGTTCAGACTGAG GAACAGTACAAGTTCTGTTATGAAATCACTCGGCTGTTTGTGGATACTTTTAGTAACTACGCAAACTTAAAGTAA
- the LOC137974267 gene encoding receptor-type tyrosine-protein phosphatase S-like isoform X2 has protein sequence MLFCKVAWLYAVASIGVAVRAFKLTARRNVITVNVRQNATLQWTYEVSPGETYQILWGKGDGDGGKKMGDVLFRKRSSEPTAQPSPQMPAKYANRVKILGKASLFIQRVDLSDAGFYLCQINGDFVTLRKEINLTVIDPPRILTQLPSELTWIEGDTEELNCATDGKPKPKVTWRKDGREIKRGRRTAKIAFRSVSYKDEGLYQCAAKNIGGKKTTEVQINVKYAPKETNITTNKAQDTVDDGSYIIITCKALGNPPPGYKFFINGKPIGDRTAEGSGILEITAMGYGQKGIYSCRPENDRGTGPMSEVTVYVRYSPEITRLPGDEVVDENNPVTVQCEAEGFPPPSIKWVKLLGNRNVANGTYLFLPSAQRSDHGRYRCIATNGFGRDASADFNINVYYAPVINRTASSKNVPAWVGVSTNLTCVAYGNPAPRYIWRNSSGKVSASEESGILQVTPQEDGFGPYTCTVQNSKGTDNLDIRLVKVAPSKPFGFEADMTGAHSARLKWRKPRKFNGRIVLFKIKMLWRYKNIQGNYKETTRKIPAKVTTRERRGRFRRDVLDYAVLQLEPTREIELKGMQPFAFISIWVSEGTGALNTEVFWSPWSNNYTVETSEGAPSAPWNVELKQEDDTSVKVTWLPPEYPNGIIRKYRIIYRNNTFKNYTAEITKGLKNVTLFYILSGLRKDSSYQISVQAFTNFPGEVSPVVSHDIVKTPGDVLEQSGVDTGSLYGGVFAGIIVLAFVIIIIALVIRNHRKQRDSRELNGKQYTVANSNDSGIGDKESLDRVPGVKYMQGVRQGSEDVVGPGKFVTIKPIPVEKLREYCEINHADTNKGFKEEFVSIRVPGNYTWENSQKPENKAKNRYKNIIPFDHTRVTLSELDGSPGSDYINANFIDGYDHHCKFIATQGPVANTFGDFWRTVWDQGVCVVVMVTNIVEGGRIKCLKYWPSASPEMYGPVLVSPKGEEELADYVVRKFSVQMMSESVEYSVREVTQYHFIAWPDQGVPTHATSLLAFLRKVRASVPEDSGPIIIHCSAGVGRTGTYIVLDTMIDQIAAEGVVDIYGFVSHIRQQRSSMVQTEAQYIFIHDALVEYVTCGSTEFLVRDMAEKLRILNTVDPDSGDSLMVAEFKNLGLGASDGDSFVAASQPENKSKNRYAILPFDTTRVTLWPFTGLVGSDYINASFVDSFQQREAFIATQAPLDNTVVDFWRMTWEYEAYSMVMLATAREMEEGQCSYYWPRREEFIVYGLLMIEVEAEDQRNGFCRRHLKITNTKSGEIRSIYHFHFTDWAERSIPLNGVGLLDMMKCITRVQQQTGNGPIIIHCSDGSGRTGTFCAVSIALERVKLDGTVDVFQTVRRLRTQRPLMVQTEEQYKFCYEITRLFVDTFSNYANLK, from the exons ATCCTCCAAGGATTTTAACACAGTTACCATCTGAGCTAACCTGGATTGAAGGCGACACTGAAGAGCTCAACTGTGCCACAGATGGGAAGCCGAAGCCCAAGGTAACATGGCGCAAAGATGGTAGGGAAATCAAACGTGGTCGAAGAACAGCCAAAATTGCATTTAGATCAGTTAGTTACAAAGATGAAGGATTATACCAGTGTGCCGCGAAGAATATTGGAGGAAAGAAGACAACTGAAGTTCAGATCAATGTCAAAT ATGCACCAAAAGAGACCAATATCACAACCAATAAAGCCCAAGATACTGTTGACGATGGGTCATATATTATCATCACATGCAAAGCCCTTGGAAACCCTCCACCAGGCTACAAATTTTTCATCAATGGGAAGCCGATTGGAGATAGGACGGCTGAAGGATCTGGAATCCTTGAGATTACAGCAATGGGCTATGGGCAAAAGGGAATATATAGCTGTCGTCCAGAGAATGACAGAGGCACAGGACCAATGAGTGAAGTTACAGTTTATGTGCGGT ATTCACCTGAAATAACTCGACTCCCTGGCGATGAGGTTGTTGATGAAAATAACCCAGTGACAGTACAGTGTGAAGCTGAAGGATTTCCTCCACCTTCAATAAAATGGGTCAAACTACTAGGAAACAGAAATGTGGCAAATGGAACTTACTTGTTCTTACCAAGTGCTCAACGGTCAGATCACGGAAGATACAGATGTATAGCAACCAATGGTTTTGGTAGAGATGCCAGTGCAGATTTTAACATTAATGTGTATT ATGCCCCAGTAATAAACAGGACTGCATCAAGCAAAAATGTTCCAGCATGGGTTGgagtttcaacaaacttgacaTGTGTTGCTTATGGAAATCCAGCTCCTCGTTACATCTGGAGAAACTCTTCTGGTAAGGTTTCTGCCTCAGAAGAAAGTGGGATACTACAGGTGACGCCACAAGAAGATGGATTTGGACCATACACATGTACAGTGCAGAACAGTAAGGGAACTGACAATTTGGACATACGACTGGTGAAAGTAG CTCCTAGCAAGCCATTTGGCTTTGAAGCCGATATGACAGGTGCCCATAGCGCAAGGTTAAAGTGGAGAAAACCTCGCAAATTTAATGGAAGAAtagttctttttaaaatcaaaatgcttTGGAGGTATAAGAATATACAAGGAAACTACAAGGAAACTACACGAAAAATTCCTGCTAAAGTGACAACTAGAGAACGAAGAGGGAGATTTAGACGTGATGTGTTGGACTATGCTGTTCTTCAACTGGAACCTACCAGAGAAATTGAACTTAAAGGAATGCAACCATTTGCTTTCATATCTATATGGGTTTCTGAGGGAACTGGAGCTTTGAACACTGAAGTTTTTTGGAGCCCTTGGTCGAACAACTACACGGTCGAAACATCAGAAGGAG CTCCAAGTGCCCCTTGGAACGTAGAGCTCAAGCAGGAAGATGATACATCTGTAAAAGTTACTTGGCTGCCACCGGAGTATCCCAATGGAATAATTCGGAAATACAGAATCATTTACAGAAACAATACTTTCAAAAACTACACAGCAGAAATCACAAAGGGGTTGAAGAATGTCACCCTGTTTTATATTCTTTCGGGACTTCGGAAGGATTCCAGCTACCAAATTAGT GTTCAAGCATTTACTAATTTTCCTGGGGAAGTGAGCCCTGTTGTCAGTCATGATATTGTAAAAACACCAG GAGATGTGTTAGAGCAAAGTGGAGTTGATACTGGATCTCTCTATGGTGGAGTATTTGCTGGGATAATTGTCCTTGCTTTTGTGATTATCATCATTGCATTGGTAATAAG AAATCACAGAAAACAACGGGATTCCAGAGAACTCAATGGCAAGCAATATACAGTGGCCAACTCAAATGACAGTGGTATTGGAGATAAAGAATCATTGGACCGTGTTCCTGGAGTTAAATACATGCAAGGCGTGAGGCAAGGATCGGAAG ATGTGGTGGGTCCAGGAAAATTTGTTACCATCAAACCGATTCCAGTAGAGAAGCTGCGTGAATATTGTGAAATCAACCATGCAGATACTAACAAGGGCTTCAAAGAAGAGTTTGTA TCTATCAGAGTTCCTGGCAATTATACTTGGGAAAACAGCCAAAAACCAGAGAACAAAGCCAAGAACAGATACAAGAACATCATCCCTT TTGATCACACACGGGTTACTTTATCAGAGTTAGATGGATCTCCTGGTAGTGACTACATTAATGCTAACTTCATTGAT GGCTATGATCACCATTGCAAGTTTATTGCAACACAAG GGCCTGTAGCCAATACATTTGGAGATTTTTGGCGCACAGTCTGGGACCAAGGTGTTTGTGTAGTGGTGATGGTGACAAACATAGTGGAAGGAGGACGG ATCAAATGTTTGAAGTACTGGCCGAGTGCAAGTCCAGAAATGTATGGGCCTGTCCTTGTTTCACCTAAAGGCGAAGAAGAGCTTGCTGATTATGTTGTCAGAAAGTTTTCCGTACAAATG ATGTCAGAGTCAGTGGAGTACAGCGTTCGTGAAGTTACGCAGTATCATTTCATAGCGTGGCCAGATCAGGGGGTCCCTACTCATGCCACCTCCCTTCTTGCTTTCCTGAGAAAGGTCCGTGCTTCGGTGCCAGAAGATTCAGGTCCTATTATAATACACTGCAG TGCTGGGGTGGGTCGCACTGGAACTTATATTGTGTTAGACACTATGATAGACCAAATAGCTGCTGAGGGGGTGGTAGACATATATGGTTTTGTCTCTCATATTCGTCAACAAAGAAGCTCCATGGTCCAAACAGAG GCGCAGTACATTTTTATTCATGACGCTCTGGTGGAGTACGTCACATGCGGTAGCACAGAGTTCTTAGTGCGTGATATGGCAGAGAAGCTGCGTATTTTGAACACAGTGGATCCGGATAGTGGAGACTCACTGATGGTGGCAGAATTCAAG aatCTTGGTCTAGGGGCGTCTGATGGCGACTCCTTTGTCGCGGCGTCACAACCCGAAAACAAATCAAAGAACCGATACGCTATACTGCCAT TTGATACTACGAGAGTGACTCTGTGGCCATTCACCGGGTTGGTGGGTTCAGACTACATCAACGCAAGCTTTGTCGAC AGTTTTCAACAGCGTGAGGCATTTATTGCCACACAGGCGCCTCTTGATAACACAGTCGTGGATTTCTGGCGAATGACGTGGGAATATGAGGCATACTCAATGGTGATGTTGGCCACAGCGAGAGAGATGGAGGAG gGGCAGTGCTCTTATTATTGGCCTCGAAGAGAAGAATTCATAGTCTATGGTTTGCTAATGATCGAAGTGGAGGCCGAGGATCAAAGGAACGGCTTCTGTAGAAGACACCTCAAGATAACCAATACAAAG AGCGGTGAAATTCGCAGTATTTACCATTTCCACTTCACGGATTGGGCAGAGAGATCTATTCCTTTGAATGGAGTGGGCCTTCTTGACATGATGAAGTGCATTACACGCGTACAACAACAAACAGGCAACGGACCAATCATCATTCATTGCAG TGATGGTAGCGGCCGCACGGGAACGTTTTGTGCTGTGAGCATAGCTCTGGAGCGAGTCAAATTAGATGGAACAGTAGATGTGTTTCAGACCGTACGGCGCTTGCGCACTCAAAGACCTCTGATGGTTCAGACTGAG GAACAGTACAAGTTCTGTTATGAAATCACTCGGCTGTTTGTGGATACTTTTAGTAACTACGCAAACTTAAAGTAA